GTTATGTATTAAAagttacataaacaaaaaaaaaacaatcaatttcattgttaataataatcatattaaataaaaattagattaaaagttttttgcaCTGCTGCCatgatttttagttaaaatgtgaatttttgctgtaagaaataaaatttttttagatttgaacCTCCAAGATTAACTGTTTCTTTCTTCGTTAAGTGCATTTTACAgtgtatttttatagttttcgacAATTGACGGTAAATTATTTACtgtaatatttagaatcgtAAAGAATTAAGGCGTTATTAAGTGGTATTTGGAAGAATATATAGAAAATGgtcgtataaatattataatttcaccatttattgaccatgaaaaatcgtttttcgtgaacattaaattttttatttcatgatgGGAACTAGGTAGTTatattttgccaaaaaatttaagctaaacatattttaagttaaatacttttacgttttgaaaaatttatgagtTGCACTTACTaaacaaaattaacattaatgTATTCTGCTGGTGTACGAaagtaatcgaaaaaaaaaattaattttaacagatAGTTACTCTATTTGTAGGGGGGAGGAGTAACAatatttggaagttttttttttttaatttttcaggtGATCTaaggaaaaatttactttattactatttgtaaaattatttaccataaatGAGTAAAGTTGTCGCATTTAATGGTCTGACTTCCAAGGGTGGTATCCtcattattttttgcttttcatatttaattttatcttaaagtgcttgaaaatataacatattgaaaaattaaaaaattaaagttttgaaattttcttgaaaaacattacttatgaaaaatatcaaaaagttaACGATTTTTCACAGTTGAagtattaaaaacagaaaaagacaaatttgaaagttatttttcaatttttatcgattttagcTCTTTATCTCAAAATATATTGCCCCGAAAAGTTAAGTTGTATTTCTTGTgccaaaatttttagtaatgacaatatttgtaatatattggTATTTAGAATATACTCCTAGCAGCAAAATCCTTGGAAGTTTTAATCTGTTATACGATTAGTATAATCATtctaattttcgtaaaaaaaaaaactttctatcaACTGTAAATTTACGAAAATTCTTTTTTGGTTGAGAATTGAAAAGTGTCTcttattaatgtaattaatttttcaaaggtgatttattaaaatttacgaaaTGGCAGATAGTTCTTGTCAATGATTTCGATAATTATCGATGTTTTggataaaacaatatttattaggaACGTATACGAGATGAATTTTACTCTCTTTATCGCTGTATCGTCCGATTACAACGAAAAGTAGGTACGGTCAAACAGCTCAAAATAAATGGATTTAGCTAAATTTAACCTAATGCAAAGCACTTCATTTAGGCGTATCCCTAAACTTAACTTCGAAAATCAATGTTATGATTTTCTGATAATACTCTCaatgtttaaaattagaaatttcgaATAAATGATGACAATAGAGTCAAAAGAACGTTTTTGTAGTAAAccatttatttaatcaaaatgttttataccacaaatatttttcttctacgGGCATAGAAATCTTAAGAGATTAAttacttactttatttaaaCGACGAGTTTGGGCATAAAGCGCTCAAACAGAACAACtacgttaaaaaaaagtaagtttagCTAAATTGCTCATTAGGAGCAGCACTTTTTCACCTGGTAGACCGTTGAAACATTTCTGGGTCACCCGGTACATCTTATAACGTCAGAATTATACTCCATATataattctgatttttttaCGTTCTTacttaattatattcattaaatgaatcccgtattattaagtaaatattacgtgggatgttttaataaattcatacatttaattaataattaaattattaataaaccgTGTATATATGCACGGACATTGTTATTATGAGTgcaataattttccatttttattttttgtgaataatttgtaattttttttgtttaactaaTTAAATTCGCCGCCgttgtatagaaaataaaatgactttgttattgattttacttggtaaaagaatgtttttaaaaaaacatcatctaatctttttaaatcgaattaaaTGAAACCTTTTCAAGTCATTCTGTGGAGGGTTCAACCTAGTATTCGTAGTGCGTTTATTATACACCTATGTGATAATATGACTTAATaagtattacatattataaaaaaataataattattttttaaagtttttacatattattacaatatagaAGTAAAaccaataatataaattttttttagaaatactagtgattgttgttttaattattgagtgtgatgttatttttttaaattttttgaatgttttaacgGTTTTAATTAAGAGTGATTTTTATTGATCTCAAAATAATATGGTAAGTATATTTAAtggatttattatataatattgggcttcaaaaattaattattgttatatttttacattaatactTATGTGCCTTAAAATTAGACCGTTAGATACTGAATTCAGCCTAAATTTCCAAAGGTATAACAATAGTTAGTATGACtaacattatattaatttcGGTACTTAATTGGAACGCAGACAATTAAACGTATCTATTTATGTGTGttatataactataattttgaaataagtgTCTAATTAGTTTTATGGCCTtatctttaacaaaatttaagttaAGTTTGCATTCGACACTGAACAAAAATTcaatctaattaaatttttggctccattttttttcctagataattgtaaaatttgtatatttcacccgatgttttatgtttatatttttgaattcttttaaagtaaattccttatttaaaagtaaatatttgggTCATTTAAACAGGGAAACAAATACAGCCCACCGTTTTCgagtaattcaaaatataatggtTAACAAATGGCCAATTTTAGGCTGAaacattaaaactaaaattttcgaaactctcccattaaaataaagtatacaaattttactttttgaaaatttataggcaTCTAAATTAAACAGTctgaaaatcgttttaaaaatccttttttttgaaaaatgcctACAACTGggataaataatatcatattttctaaatttgatgtgatcaattgattatttttaattaaattcgatCAATTATGGATTCGACTTGTTTTTCAATATCATCAAATTTACTGATGCTTTTTTTAGCGAATACTTTTACCTCAGAATTTCTTCcgaaattcttttatttatcaGAAAAATTGCTTACATgtccaaaaaaactttttggaaaAACGCAGTTGTTGCGATTGCGATTTTGCATATAAGTACCTACTTGACTTTACTTGGATCAGATTCTGAACATTTtgttgcatttataatattttatcaaaattgataatttgtttcaatttatttttaattactttaaatatatattgatgGTCTAAGACTTTTTTTAGCGGAAATGAGTGCAAGTAAGTATATTGTTGATTTGTTGAAGGGGTTGATGATATGTACTTTATGAAAGTTAAGCCATACAAGATCCGAGAAGGTCAATTAATTTAATGGGGTGtgaaacatgtttttaattctcgaaaataatttattttttgtaatataaatatacattaacataacaaataacaataactctttgtttgcaaattttttccCCTTTCGTTTTTAATAACTAGAACACACTGTTGCGATTGGATAGAGCCCACAACACAATTAGCATATACTCAAATGCAGGTCCGGGCTTAGAAATTTGCATGCCCTAGGTAGTTGCAAAATTTGCCGCCACCATCCCCTCAAAGTTTTTTCACTGGTGTAATATAAGTGTGGTCAATATCTAGATTTGTATCCAACCCACTTATAATGTTGGTACGTGTGCCAAGGCAATAGACTAGAAATTCCCACGAATAAAACAAGTTTTCAAAGTTTCTGCCAAAAGCCACCCTTCAGTTCTTGGCACGTGGCCACTCTGCCTGTATGGTAAATCTGGACCTGCCCAGGTGCaaattcttcgaaaatttttaattgtttcgttTGTTTTAACATGGTTTTACCACtgttagtttttataacaaaaccaatagtatttaaaaaatctgcAATAACCTTacagattaaaaaaatgcatataacTCGGTTATATGACATCATATTTTATTGATCCactgaaaatttccaaaatttatttgttttccaGTAATTTAGTCTCGAGATAGTTTGGCTTGAAATAGATATTTCGGctacaaaacgaaaaaaaagttctttttaaCGAAGATCGggaattttaccaaaattattgaatgaaatgcatatttttaaatgcaaaaccgtttttaatttaatgataatacgatttcagaatttattattcaattatctttctattagacaaaaaaaaaaattaaaatatccaaaTACCCGACTGCAGTTTAcagtctctagtgtgccacataggaacacacatacatacatacctacatgacatatatagactgataaacacattaccacttgTGTAGCGCAGTCGAGTAATAAACGGATAATCGTCAAAGTAAAGCTTTTACGCGCGATTAAAAGTTTCCAAGCCGCGTGAAAACAGATGTACCACTCTCTTAagagttttcgtaaataaaaaagtttggcgtctcttaaaaaaaaatacgaaatattAGCTTTGGTCTCCGAAAATAGGAGGCCAAATAGGGATTTTTTTAACTCTCGTTTATTGGATCATATAAATTATGCAAGTGAGACgaataaaactttttccaaaaattggagtaataaatttgtaaacttCCCTAAAAATTAGTTcctattcaaataattttttaagatatttgacaaaaattcgtttcatttttataacacaaattttgtttttattcttagGCAAAATtagatacaattttaaaatttggctACATGTTAATAATTATcagtattttattaatgatatgGGTCTCAAGAATTGAAACGCTGGACATAGATCGAATCTCATCATCACACCAAGATCATCCACCATGTTATTTTAATCCACAATGTACATGCTCAAAAGCGTTACCATCTGATTTGGGAATCGTTCAATGTAAAAATGTAGCATTACCAAATATACCGAAAGCTTTAAATATGTCAAAAGTGTTTATGCTACAATTAactaataatgatttaaaatggTTTGAACCATATTTCTTACATGGAACTGGTCagtaaatattgtttatggGAAAAAGATTGAATGTTGTTACACAATTTAACAGGCACAAAAATATATTGGGTTCCGAATTAATTACTCACTTGGGCGTAGTATTCGTAGTATTTGGTTATTCTAAGTCACATGATCCAGTAAATCCAAATTAAAGAGGCAGTTTGATCTACTGAGTTGGTTAGGATATAAGTAGTTTGCCACTTTATGGTTACACCTTTCACGCCTCAAAGTCCCTCGAGAAATTTCATAACTAGTTTAAActctataaatattcaaatattatcaaagataataaatgagaactctaagatatttcgaaataaatttagattttgcCCCAATtacctagatcagtttttttgtattttataagtaCGTATTTCGACTAACGAGTTGTCattatcagtatgaattagctaatcgttattactattattatgtatgttactcgCTGCttatttggtggcggactgcacgtgCATTgcaattcatactgatgatgactacttagtagtcgaaatacgtatttataaaataaaaaaaccaatctaggaaattggggcaaaatcgaaatttagttTAAACTATTCAATTGCTCTTGAACTGTTTATATCAGTATATCACCATAAACAGAATTAACCCACTATAGACGAAAATTGTGATTGTGAACTAACATTCAATTATATTCTCATTCGCtttatggaaaatattattatattttgaatattttcaaccaaATTTTTTAGGTTTATATCGATTGGAAGTTAGTCATAATCCGTTGGGAGATATTTCAGCAGGTGCTTTTACAGGATTAGAACGATATTTATGGGAGCTACGATTAACACATAATCAATTGATTGAAGTTCCAACAAAATCATttagatttttacaaaaattacgtCTTTTAGACTTATCAGGTATGAATGGATATTTAAACAAACCATGTGTCCGAAAAACTTAGGTTGTCGTTGCAGCTCTAGAAATATTTGTTATGAAGTAtcatacataacattttttaacttttcggataatcatttttttagtgAAGTGAAGGTTAGAGGAGTATACCTAGCCTGAAAAACTGGTTGGGAATAGCTGCCAATTATTTCTGTTGATTCACAGTTGCTTCAATTCATCTGGAGTTAGCGAAAGAAAGTTGCACTATGCTATTACAGTTTACCTACTGTTTATATGACAAGAGTTTTTCCTATGTTACTTTGTGTCAAAAGGAAGTGACATAGAGCACATTCGATAATGGACTTTAGGActtcttgataatttttttgatagcgtGAGCTTTGAATCACAGGTTCAAGTTTTTGCACTGTTCTACCATGGGTTAAAGCCGCCTGTTAGCCAGGAAACTGTACCTATTCGAGGTATCTTTGGTTTTGATGTCAATAGTATAACTGCCAGTAATAACAACAAATATCCATTTAGATACTTTCTGTATCACTCAGTTTACTCAGTTATCACTCAGTTGGTAGGTTTTCTCCTTTGACTACCAACACAAATATTGTTTGCTATTATTCTCtcaggtaaaaaaatataataaggcttattttgattttttccttcTACAGCTCTGGTAAGCTGATTTATCAAAAAGCTCTGTTGAGTGTTATGTCGAATCTTGGGCCAAAGGCGATAATTGAAAACAGTTAACCTTAATACAGCATCCTAAGTTTAGCGTTCAATGattcttattaaattatgtgTTTTCGCCGTTAGAATTCTATAAATCATTAATCAATATCTGTTCAGGTAATGATATATCGAGTTTGGAACCAGAAGATTGGCGTGGTTTGGAAAGTTCattgcaaattttaattatcgctgataattcaatatcaaaattatcaGCAGATACATTTAGTGGTTTACCACTATTAGAAACACTGGATTTACGtggtaataatattaaatcagtTGATCCAAATGTTTTTCGTGATGGCCTAGCACAtttatcaaaagttttattgggtgataatcaattaattgaaataccATATTTGGCTCTTGCGCCCTTACGATTATTACGTTATTTAGatttaagcaaaaatttaatCACTGATATGGTACGcataattgaaaatgaatcaGATGAAGAGGATAATCAGCCACCTTTGCAACCATCAACGCCTTTATCTTTGGATACTTTACGGTTAGATTACAATCAAATTACAACATTATATCCGGGATCGTTTCAATACTTCAATGTATTGAATAATACGTATTTGAGTGGGAATCCTATCAGTATTCTGGAGGTAAATTTTTGATGCcccctttcaaattttgtgaaaattggtTCTTGATTTTCTTGCATATTAGCTACtgatatttattttcgatttatgcAGAATCGATTAAAATTCGATTGTATGTTAACTACGTTATAACGTCTCTCAATGAAATCAAATCCAATTTCTATAATAGTTGAAAGGTCTTTTATACATGAATTttactttatgttaataattatcttctttataaatttttagaattcagCCTTTCGTAATGCAAAAATACGTGATTTATATTTACGAGATTGTAGATTAACGACTGTTAATCCAGAAGCATTTGATGGCTTAGAAGGGTCCTTACAAACTTTAGATTTATCTGGTAACAATATTACAAGTGTTACAGTATCCGGTGGGGTATTATCTAGTGATTCATCAAACACTAACAATAATCCAGAAATGTTGTTTACAAGATTTCAAGCATTACAAACGCTTTcgttaaaagataatttaatccaaaaattgaATCCAGTTGAGTTATTTAATGGATTCCAATATACACTATTACACTTGGATTTGAGTGGTAAAGATAATTCTCAAATTTCTTTGCAAGAACTGCGAAggttagtaaaatttttgtcataattttggaataatctGTCCATTGTAATTGAGTAAAAAACATTGTACTAATTTCTGTTTAGGTTACGTATTCTACGTAGTTTAAAATTATCTCGACTAATGCAAACTCAATTAGGACCCGAAGATTTTCTCGAATTTAGTGTGAATTTAGATGAATTGTATATTACtgatagtaatttaaaaacaattaaaaatcatgCGTTTATGCACATTCGaggattaaaattattggatttatcggaaaataaaattgacaacTTAGAGCCGGATTGTTTTTCTGAAGTAAGTATCCATACATATATAGTGAGGTTGTGAAATAATTGCCGTATacattgttattttgtttttagcaCATTCTATTTATGATTTTAGGGCAAATTAGTTTCTAAAATgggatttttttctcaaaatattcatatactaattattaaaaaaaaattttttgtatagaatCATTGTCGttagtatttcaatatttcttagtaaaaatattaggCAGTCGAATTAATcgaataaataagaaatatttcagTATTTTACGTATATTTCAGATTGGACATTCGTTGGTATCATTAAATCTAGGGCATGGTCTATCAAGTAATGTTAAGGAAGTACCATCAAAAGCCTTTGAGGATTTGACTAATCTACAGTatttaaatattgcaaataattattttaataaattatccgATACATCATTTTACtttcttagaaatattaaagaaatacaTTTGGAAGATAATAAGATTCCTGAGATACATAAAGGAACATTTCAGGTAGgtttaatttgtatttgatttttataaatatatcgtaACCCGGACCTATCTACTTAAGGTATAATCAgtatggtatttgcagttcctatgctaaaactatggtaaaactTTTGACAGAATATAACGAATGGCATTTCAACCGACAATGTCCTGCAGATTTACTATTCAAATTCCAATAATAAAGGAAAACACTCCTTGATTCGAGGTAGAATTGTCTTGTCCCCTTAGCCGATACCTGGATTGGCCtgaccattttattttattctacgGCAAGCGGTTCCTCGAATCAttcatacataatttttgtttgaaatcttGAAGTTTCAAAAGTGTTGCCTTACTACAGCAGCGGCATTAGACAACGCGAGGCCCTGGGCCGTGCACTTTTTGTGAGgccttttaaaacataaaaattaactttgcaTGCTTTTTGTTTTAGTAGTATGCAAAATATCCTGAGCCATATGCGATCTCAAATAgcgattttgataaattttaattttgaaaaagatctTTCAGCACtcgtttttacattattttgagTACTTTGAgtattttgagttttaaattACTCACCTTTTTTGTGTGAATAGGCCTTTCTTAGCGCGAGACCCTGTTCAGTGGCCCCTTAATTTGAAGGTAGCCTAAACTGTCTAGGTAGTTGTTTCTAGATTTATAGTCTACAGTCCAGAcactgataaaaattaaaattaattattagattATCTAATCTGTGCCTAAACGTGAAATTTCTATGCTGCGATCCAAATGGCGATTGCTTTGGTGTGAATCAATGGAACCTATTTAAATCGCTAGAATATACCAAGAACTAAAGGAACAGAAAGCATGTTGTAGGAACATATAAACCTTCTGGAGTCGCACTACTACTCATGACTTTATTCGCCGTGACCTATCGCGCGGCTGTAAATGCTTAAGTCGCGGCAtagatatttgaatttaatatactttatatttCAGGGTGATATTCATAATGGATTAGAAGAAATCTATTTATCATTTAACAATATCGAATTAATTGAGCAACATACGTTCGTTGATCTACTctcattacaatatttatatttagatgataataaaattaaaaagattaatcGACGTGCGTTCATGAATTTGGatcgattaaaatatttaacattacgTGGTAATAAATTAGCACAGATCAATGAtgaatcatttcaaaatttaccaGAATTAGAATACTTAGATTTGGCGTACAATTCTTTGCcatcatttaattttgattgttttgatCAAGTTGGACAATTATCATCTGCATTTAAAGTCAATATTagtcataatttaattaatcaattacgTACAAACTTTTCAATATATTCAAATACGTTTAATGGTGGACAACATGATAGtaagtattttaattacatatacaaatattttttatcatttgaacTACAATTTTAATCAGTCTGAGTATTCGTTGCATACAGAACCATTTTTAGCACCGCTCGCGGAAATAAAGGCGATCAGatgaaagttaaaattttttaaattggtatacaaacaaaacggtataagatatcaatgtgattttttaaattttagagatTGGATCagagcatttttatttaaaacacaaatgtacatcaaactattttttttaatgttaacttAATTCAAGAGCATGTAGATTTTTCGTAGAGAAGCATGTGGGTATTTCTAACatgaaaaattcaatgaaactCCTTTTTGGTTAAATGGcttcgtaaataagcaaaacTAATGCCTTGGAGTTAAAAATGCTGTTTATTAATCAtgtttacatacataaaaattaagagtTTGGTGTGATTTGTGATACGAAAGTGTAgatggaccatatttttttcattaggcattcttaatttgaattttcacataattatttcttcatttatgtaataatattgcctatatctataagtaaataatgtcgttattaaaaaatgcaggcaatatttttacattaataataccaacattgtgtgaaaatttaaattaataatataatgaaaaatatagaaGTTATACTTATTTCCGTTAGTGGCGCTGAATTTGGTTCTgcacaaatacatatacattgcCTAGTTGTTTAGCGGCTAGTAGAATTAaactaacattaaaaattttccacgcATGTAGTAtgagcaaaaatttttgtatgaggAAATTTGGTTCTgcacaaatacatatacattgcCTATAGTTGTTTAGCGGCTAGTAGAATTAAACTAACATTACAAATTTTCCACGCATGTTCTAtgagcaaaaatttttcttcaaaatttcttataaatttaacGACTATTTACGACTATCTATGGCGTTCACCATTTTCATGGATATAAgaacagataattttttatcctgAAATTTGAACAAGCCCCCTTTCAATTTAGTAATGATTGTTATCTTGTCAGGGGTTTTTAAATGTTACTTGGGCACGGAATGTGGGCAAGGATATTACGTGTGTGGAAAGTTTCCTTTTTGAAGCATAAAACTAAAGATTATTATTTCTGCATTCTATAACGTGCATTCTATGACGTTCATGCTATAACGCCTTATGCTCCTGTTTATAGCTTTTATTACAATAGTTAGATTCATTACAACGGTAAGACTCCATTGTTACGGTAACTTGCTGCAAACATCTAATAAACGATAAGATACATTGATTGAACATTCAAAGACTTTTCGTAGATTATCGAAGTCATTTGGGAGAATCGAGATTTGCTTATTTGAGCCGTTGCATTATGCTTAATTTGtgatatgtgttcataaaatacacCGCGCTAGTTTATTTTCACACAATAAATTCTCGATGTTATCATTTCTCCATCGTTCGATTTCATGGTCACAATTACCGCTGCAATATACGtctattaacttttatttttaatatagtttgtTGCAGTCAGAAGGGTCAAGTTTTGCCTACGCAGTTACCGAAACTAATTGATGCAGGTATGGTGTCTTACCTTAGTAAAAcgtttccaaattattttttgcagaACAATAATAGTGATcacaaacaatcaatttttcatcTATTCGTCAGTTCAATGTCATTCTCATCCGTTTGAGAAGTTAAACACCAAAAGCGAAATAAACATTTACAACGAAAGCGGAATAATGGCTTAACTAAATCATAGCAaaccatatatgtaatactcctATATTGCAGCGTCCTATATTCCTCTATGAGAGTGACCTCCGAAAACAAGCCATGCAGGGCAAAAGTACTTTGCACGTAATGCGCATGTGCTTTCTTTCGCTATTGGCTATTTAATATCGCGGCCCGGATGCTATTGGGCATGAAGTGACGCGTCCGCAAAACAGTCACGATCCTGTGTCGACAGAGTGAGAGGAATATGTCGTCTGCACCGTGATGTTTTCACCCGCATCTCTCACTCTGCTGGCAATATAGGAGTATTATTATTTGCTACATATATGTAGCAAACTCGACCATAGCCTTGCTTTAGTCTCTCTCTCGATGCTCAATTGTGCCTCTTTGAAACGATTAGATTTTATATCGCTCTTAACCTTACTtaagtgtccgaccgaagcttcgACCTTCTTCGGCCAAAAAAACACCTTCGGTCAAACATTCGGCTTCGGTTTGGTCGATGGTTCCTTCGAAGGTTTGGTCGAAGGTTCCTAGCAAACGTCGGAATTCGACGAACtgttctaaatgttattattttgaaataaatttcaaggtaatttttttaatcatctttagattgactactagatcaaatttaattttaaagttttaaaatcatgtttttaaactttCGGCTTCGGCCGAAGGTTGTGGCGATAGCCGATTAATCGTCTTccgcttcggcttcggccaaaaatcgaccttcggtcggacactaccTTACATCGACGCTGTAATTAACTAAGTTTGAGGTTATAAGCTTACACATTTCAACCATAAAGGACATGTTTGTTCCATACCGT
This genomic interval from Chrysoperla carnea chromosome 1, inChrCarn1.1, whole genome shotgun sequence contains the following:
- the LOC123305020 gene encoding chaoptin-like — its product is MLAKLDTILKFGYMLIIISILLMIWVSRIETLDIDRISSSHQDHPPCYFNPQCTCSKALPSDLGIVQCKNVALPNIPKALNMSKVFMLQLTNNDLKWFEPYFLHGTGLYRLEVSHNPLGDISAGAFTGLERYLWELRLTHNQLIEVPTKSFRFLQKLRLLDLSGNDISSLEPEDWRGLESSLQILIIADNSISKLSADTFSGLPLLETLDLRGNNIKSVDPNVFRDGLAHLSKVLLGDNQLIEIPYLALAPLRLLRYLDLSKNLITDMVRIIENESDEEDNQPPLQPSTPLSLDTLRLDYNQITTLYPGSFQYFNVLNNTYLSGNPISILENSAFRNAKIRDLYLRDCRLTTVNPEAFDGLEGSLQTLDLSGNNITSVTVSGGVLSSDSSNTNNNPEMLFTRFQALQTLSLKDNLIQKLNPVELFNGFQYTLLHLDLSGKDNSQISLQELRRLRILRSLKLSRLMQTQLGPEDFLEFSVNLDELYITDSNLKTIKNHAFMHIRGLKLLDLSENKIDNLEPDCFSEIGHSLVSLNLGHGLSSNVKEVPSKAFEDLTNLQYLNIANNYFNKLSDTSFYFLRNIKEIHLEDNKIPEIHKGTFQGDIHNGLEEIYLSFNNIELIEQHTFVDLLSLQYLYLDDNKIKKINRRAFMNLDRLKYLTLRGNKLAQINDESFQNLPELEYLDLAYNSLPSFNFDCFDQVGQLSSAFKVNISHNLINQLRTNFSIYSNTPVIHSNIKILDVSYNNITHISRGYFRPVELSLTHLYLSNNQIQNITRDVFNNIPHLQSLDLSDNVIQSVDYDAFKNTKSIQILSMSNNQLENLHVDTFHTMHELRVLDLSNNKFRSLPDQLIPSDNIEISLLWLDLSNNQLLRIDDGAFSQLSRLIHLDLSNNQNLDILDGGYSFRGLEHTLLELKLNNVSLTTIPDLPFYHLRLLSISGNELPTVPTDISQNITKTLRYLDLSSNDLTAIPLIIHSLTILRYLSLANNPITTITNATFNSIQINNTLEELDLRQLALSTFESGALSNFDSLRTLHLSVQKKLLNFNIPKKSLQVDDETNLSNEMSGKLPNKLQNITFSGYNLRYLDENINLIDVRNITIWIENNGTITHIDNPSTGDKPNLSRNTFLTSLHISGKGFKCDCQLGWIEVWERKKRQYLCGNNNILTTTSYVTTKDNKDNNIDCRLVSDELRNTICINDKNNNSIIDVFKSEIECGWGSYGHTNQDHTAFTAPILIAFITLLRIF